Below is a window of Pleurodeles waltl isolate 20211129_DDA chromosome 4_1, aPleWal1.hap1.20221129, whole genome shotgun sequence DNA.
TCTGCAGGAAGGGCGATTTCCAACAATAAACAACTAATCTAACCATAAAGCATTTACATAGTCAGTGGTGAGACAACAAATCTTCCAAGGACCCAGCTCGATGTTAGACACCTCTGTGGTAGTGCGACTATGGTTTGAGCATTTACAGATGCAAGTGATGATGGAAAAGAGCTTCATTTCTCCTCTGTCAGGGCCTCAGAAGTCAATGCCAAGCATTAACTCAGAGTTACAGGTATGATGTTCCTACTTTTACTTCTGCTGCCTTCGAACATTGTTCTTTAGCAGCTGTCACTAAACTATCTATGTTGTACAAAACGATCAAACACCAAAATCATCTATAAATATTCTCCAGCCTGTGTTTGTTAAATAGATTCAAGTGTGTTGTGATTATAGGTTTTACCACAAATCCCTAAAGGTTGCTGAAAATCCTTTCCACAATTACTTCCACATTAACTCCAAAGGTATGGTTTCTCCCCTGTATGTATTTGATGATGTCTTCGTAGGACCGATAATCGACAAAAGCTCTTCATACATTctgtgcacttgaatggcttttcccctgtgtgtgttcgctgatgacttTGCAGGCTTGATAAAtgactgaagctcttcacacattcagtgcaacggtatggtttttcccctgagtgtgtttgctgatgatccctTAAGGTCCAAGAGtaactaaaactacttccacattcactgcaatggtatggtttttcccctgtgtgagtGCGCTGATGTCTTTGGAGAGCTGATAATTGACTAAAGCTCTTGACACATTCAGTGCAATGATGTCGTTTCTCCCCGGAGTGTATTCGTTGATGACGCTCTAATTTTGAGGGGTGACTAAAATTACTTCCACATGCACTACAATGGTATGGTTTTATCctcgtgtgtgttcgctgatgagtcCTTAATGCTGAGGAGTACCTAAAACTACTACCACATTCGCTGCAATGgtaaggtttttcccctgtgtgcgaACGCTGATGTTTTTGGAGATCTGATAACcgactgaagctcttcacacaGTTATTAcagtggtatggtttttccccagtgtgtgttcgctgatgtaatTGTAAGGTTGAtaattgactaaagctcttcacacattcactgcaatgatatggtttttcccctgtgtgtgttcgctgatgactaTGGAGGCTTGATAATtgactgaagctcttcacacattcagtgcaatagtatggtttttccccagtgtgtgttcgctgatgttttTGTAAGATTGATAagcgactaaagctcttcacacattcaccgcaatggtatggtttttcccctgtgtgtgtacgCTTATGTCTTTGGAAATCTGATAAgtaactaaagctcttcacacattcagtgcaattgtatggtttttcccctgtgtgtgttcgctgatgttttTGTAGGATTGAtaagtgactaaagctcttcacacattcactgcagtgatatggtttttcccctgtatgTGTACGCTGATGTGTCCGGAGAGctgataactgactaaagctcttcaaaCATTCAGTGCAAtgatatggtttttccccagtgtgtgttcgttgatgtacttggaggtgtgataaccaactgaagctcttcacacattcactgcaattaTATGGTTTTTCCTCCATGTGTGTTTGCTGATGCTCTTTTAGGAGTGCTAACTGATTAAACTtcttcacacattcagtgcaattgcatgttttttctcctgtgtgtgtttgctgatggggCTTTAGTAAAGATGACAAATTAAAGCTCTCATTGAATGTGTatgatttttctttcttgtttaGCATCTGTGAGTGGAGTATATATTTGTCTTCATCCCATGACTGTGTTTCCTGATGGGCCAACATGGCTGAGACAGCACGTTTGTTATTCTCACAATATCTGACTGTGTGTGGTATTGGGCGCTTGATTTACAATTTCACAATAAAATACAAGACTTACTGAATACCTGCCATTCATAATATGAGTAAGGCTCCTTTGTAGAGGACTGTGTCCTTAGATTGGATAATAGTTTTGTATGCTTGCAGGCAAAGATTGGTCTTCCTTCTGGTTGGTGCAAATTGGGACAGTATTCTGTATTTTAGACAGCTCCGTTGTATTATTCTCTGGTTCCTGTGGTTTGGCCATAAAGACTGTACACTACACATACAGCACtgaatgatggttgttatcaatttgggaAGCAGAGCACTGCTGTAACCACATCATGCCGATCTCATGATCAACCCTGGTGTTGGTCACCTGTTTACATTGGAGGTGGTTTGTCAGTGTTGTTGCCTTAATTTTCTAGAGGTCATTTCTTCGTCTTGTTCCGTGGGGGTGCACAGCTCAGACTCTTACATTCATTGAATTATTCTTGACTGCATCTTCGTGAATCTGTCAATTTACGTTCAGGTTGCTCTGTTTCAGAATGCACTGAGGTTTTCCGCAATATTGGAGCTCAttatttctgacattgtttttgcagaTTTATAGTATTATTGTCATTATTCAtaatcattttgtgcatccaaggCTTGTTTCCTGTTGGATTTAAAGAGATTTAAAATCAATTAATCGAAATGTAACAGAATGTGAAATCACAATATTTAACTGGTTGTAGAATACATTTCTTCTTTACCATATTTGTAAGTTACCAAGTGATGTTTCACGATACACAGATATTTAACTAAACATTCTGATGAACATTACATCTTAGTTACTTCAGAAAAGGCGTGATTTACCAGTGTTTACCGAGTAACTTAGTAAAGAAAGGGCTCTCACGCAGCACCCACATGCTAGAGGTACAGCTTTAGGAAGATACATATGGTTAAGAGTTCATATAAACAAGAACGGACTGTGGAAAAAAAGAGATGGATCAGGATGTGCTGCTGTTACTTCAATTTCAGGATGTGTATAACAAAGGTAACTCTTCAGGAAGTACAAAATAAAGCTAACTCTTCAGGAAGTATATAACAAAGGTAACTCTTCAAGAAGTACATAACAAAGGTAACTCCTcaggaattatatatatatatataaaagctaaCTCTTCAGGGTGTATGCAACAGGGTAACTCCATTCACACTctttttcacattatttttcttttcacaCTGGATTAGCTGAAGCTCCAACTCCTATCTTTACCTTGCCGTTCGTTAAGTTATCTTTGCCACTTTCCACAACCTTCCTGGGGCTGGTTCAAGCATTTTGTGGAAGATTGGTGTATTATCATGGGTGGTGGTTGATGTTCTCTTGCAGTACTATTTGTGTCCCTAACACTAGGGCAACTTGCAGGGTGTGGCCCTGATACTTAAACAAGAGACTCTTTCCTTCTTCCTAAAGTTAATAAGGTTTGGATCCTGATGCAATTTAAGCTACAACTCCTTCCAGGTCTTGTATGTAAAAGAGAATAAGAGGTTCACCATAATGGCCCGTCCTTACAGTCTGCGAGCTAATAAGGCAAATAAATGTTGATTCATATAATTTAATATTCAACGATATAAGCCATTTAGTCCTTATTACAGATAATCTATCACAAACAATAATTTACCGGACATATCCCCGCAGCCAGCACAGATCTGTGCATAGTATTCATTTTCTTGGTTGTTCTCCCTCACAATGGTATCTGACTTAATGTTGGCAGTTTGGTGGCAGGACACTATGTTGTGGCAAGAtggggcattgcagggtgggtcgAGGTGTCTACTGCTTGCAGATGAGTGCAGTATTTACACTTTTGAGCATTTCTTAAATCCAGGTTTACCTCATTTCCTGTTCATCATTTCCCCTACTCCCCTTATGTCTGCGTACTTGATCTACAGGGTTCATTGCTAactaaagcaggggagtgacttgttACATGCACACAGCAGAAATCAGGTAATGGTCTGATAGTCCATGGTTGGCAGTACAAGGATCACAAGCGTCATTAGAGAAGCTCACCTGGGACATATACGAACAGAGTAGGTGCACAGGTAGCTActtatgaggtacaaacacaaAAAGGTGAACATGTAGGTAAGCTAACCTTTCTGGGTCTGGTTCAGGACTTCATTGGGCTGGGTACTGGTGTACACTGTATCTTACATTATACACACAACACATTATAGATGATGAGGGCAACCACACAATCTTGAAGGGCAGTCTAGATGGGGGAGACCTTATACTGGCAAGTATCTATGCACTCAATGCTACTCAGACACAGTTATATGAGACATTGACTCTGAAAGTGATACAACACTGAGCTCTGCCAAGCTTATGGAAAGGCGACTATAAGGCATTACAGTTATACACATGAAAAGGTCAAGCCCACTACTGCAGGGACCTGCTGTCTTGac
It encodes the following:
- the LOC138286971 gene encoding zinc finger protein 850-like is translated as MSEIAHTYRVCENNTSTSPAMLVHQETQSWDEYKYIPDPQTLTKKIKPYACTESFSLSSVLKCHQQKHVDDKQFKCTECVNTFFQLSDLQRNQRTHMMEKCYRCSESGSSFSDSSNLRIHQRIHTEEKPFKCNECEKRFSKSSTLKQHQRTHTGEKPYHCHECGSSFSQLSTLRKHQRTHTGEKPFVCIECLKSFSQLPHLLSHQQTHTGEKQYHCNECGRDFRDSSKLRIHQRMHTGEKPFKCTDCGCSFSESTTLINHQRTHTEEKPYHCNECGSRFRDFSKLKIHQRKHTGEKPFKCTECAKCFSQLSHLQSHQRTHTGEKPYHCNECGSSFRDSSNLRIHQRKHTGEKPFKCSECEKSFSQSAHLKQHQRTHTGEKPYQCSECGSSFSDSSTLRYHQRTHTGEKPFKCRECEKSFSQSSNLKQHERIHTGERQYLCSECGSSFSKSSMLVNHQRTHREEKPSAVNVRGSLVSYQTIKRPIPHTVRYCENNKRAVSAMLAHQETQSWDEDKYILHSQMLNKKEKSYTFNESFNLSSLLKPHQQTHTGEKTCNCTECVKKFNQLALLKEHQQTHMEEKPYNCSECVKSFSWLSHLQVHQRTHTGEKPYHCTECLKSFSQLSALRTHQRTHTGEKPYHCSECVKSFSHLSILQKHQRTHTGEKPYNCTECVKSFSYLSDFQRHKRTHTGEKPYHCGECVKSFSRLSILQKHQRTHTGEKPYYCTECVKSFSQLSSLHSHQRTHTGEKPYHCSECVKSFSQLSTLQLHQRTHTGEKPYHCNNCVKSFSRLSDLQKHQRSHTGEKPYHCSECGSSFRYSSALRTHQRTHTRIKPYHCSACGSNFSHPSKLERHQRIHSGEKRHHCTECVKSFSQLSALQRHQRTHTGEKPYHCSECGSSFSYSWTLRDHQQTHSGEKPYRCTECVKSFSHLSSLQSHQRTHTGEKPFKCTECMKSFCRLSVLRRHHQIHTGEKPYLWS